ACAGCCCCATGGACTCCATCAGCAACCAGACCTGCATCGTCGGCATCGGCCACACCGAGTACTCGCGCGATTCCGGCCGCAGTGAGATGAAGCTGGCCTGTGAAGCCATCGGCGCCGCCATCGCCGATGCCGGCCTGACGCCCGCCGACATCGACGGCATCGCCAAGTACACGATGGACAACAACGACCCCATCGACATCGCGCGCAACCTCGGCATGCCAGAGCTGCGTTACTTCGGTGAAGTCAACTATGGTGGCGGCGGTGGACCGGTGGGCACCATCATGCTGGCGGCGATGGCGGTGGCCACCGGCCAGGCCAAGGCGGTGGTGGCGTTCCGCGCCATGAACGAACGCTCGGGGCGCGGCACGCCGCGTTTCGGTCAGGCCGCCACCGCGCCCGGCGCGGCCGGTGTCGCCAGTTATCTCTCACCCTATGGCCTGTTCAGTCCCGCGCAGATGGTCGCCATCGCGGCACGGCGTCACATGCATCTGTATGGCACCGAGTCGCGCCACTTCGGTGAAATTGCGGTGACGTGTCGTCACCATGCCAACATGAATCCCGACGCCATGATGCATGGCCGGCCGATGAGCATCGAGGATCACCAGGCCTCGCGCATGATTGCCGACCCTTTGCGTCTGCTCGACTGTTGTCTCGAGACTGACGGCGGCGCGGCCGTGGTCATCACGCGTGCCGACCGTGCCCGCGACCTGCGTCATCCCCGCGTGTTCATCGCCGGCGGCGGGCTGGGCGCGGGGCATTGGAACCATCGCTCGATCCTGAAGGACATGGACAGCGTCGAAAGCGAATCGACCGTCATCGCCAAGCACGTGTTCCGCGATGCCGGCATCAAGCATGCGGATATCGATGTACTGTTCATCTACGATCACTTCACGCCGTTGGTGATGATGGCCATCGAGGATTTCGGCTTCTGCAAACGCGGTGAGGGCAAGGACTTCGTGTCCAACGGCCGCCTGCGCTGGCCCGATGGCGAACTACCCATGAACACCAGCGGCGGCAATCTCTCGGAAGGCTACATGCACGGCATGCAGAACGTCATCGAAGCGGTGCGCCAGTTGCGCGGCGTGGCGCGTTGCCAGGTCAAAGGTGCGCGCCATGCGTTCGTGTCGGCCGGCAACGCGGTGCCGACCTCGGCCATGATCTTGAGGAACGAGCTGTGAGTGAACTGTCGTTTCCCTACCCCATTCCCGAGTACGGCACCGAACCCTACTGGGCCGCCTGCAACGAAGAGCGCCTGGTGATGCAGCGCTGCAAGTCTTGCGGCAAGTTCCGCTGGCATCCGGCGCCGCTCTGTACGTTCTGCGCCGACGACGCTTACGACTGGGCGCCGCTGTCGGGCCGCGGGCGCGTGTACAGTTGGACGGTCATCACCCATGCCGTGCATCCGGCCGCGGTGGCGCGGGTGCCCTACGTGGTGGTGGAAGTGGAACTCGCCGAGCAGCCGAACCTGCGCATGATCAGCAATCTCGTCGACTGTGAGCCGGCCGCCATCGCCTTCGATGCCGACGTGACGCGTGGCGTTCACACCCACGCCCGCTGGCCAGAAGCTGCCGGTCTTTCGACTCGCCTGAGGTAATGCCATGAACAATCGCAAGCCCCACATGTTGTCCGGCTACCGGGTGCTCGATCTGACCCGTGCCGCCGCCGGCCCGACCTGCACGCGCATGTTCGCCGAGATGGGCGCCGACGTGATCAAGGTCGAGTCGGCGCCCGACGGCGAGATGTCGCGCGCCATGTCGCGCATCCGCAATGACCGCAGTCTCTACACCATCCAGCAGTGCCTGAATAAACGCAGCCTGTGCATGGATCTGCGCAATCCGGAAAGCATTGCGCTGCTGAAGGAACTGGTGCCCCATTGCGACATCGTGGTCGAGAATTTCAAGCCCGGCGTGATCAAGACCATGGGCCTCGGCTACGAGGTGCTGAAGTCGCTGCGCGAGGACATCATCCTGTGTTCGATTTCAGCGCTCGGCCAGACCGGCACGCTCGCCCACAAGCCGGGCTATGACTACATCGCCCAGGCCTATTCCGGCATCACCTCGATGGTCGGCGACCCGGATGGCCTGCCGGATCTCACGCTTGCCGCCATCGGTGATGTGTCCACCGGTGTCACCGCCGCGTTCGCGATTGCCGCCGCCCTGCTCGACCGCCATCGCAGCGGCGAAGGCCAGCATCTCGACATCGCCATCCTCGATTGCTACTACCACTACCACGAAGTGAACGTGCATCGCTTCAGCGCCAGCGGCGGCGCCATCCAGCCGACCCGCACCGGCAGGCACATGAACTACATCTGCCCGGGCGGCATCTTCCAGGGCAATGGCGGCGGCATCATGATCATGGCCTTCCTGCACCACTTCAAGGATCTCGCCGCCGCCATGGGCCGTCCGGAACTCGCCACCACGCCAGGCTGGGAGAACGACAACGTACGGCTGGAACGGCGCGACGAAGTCATCGGCGTCATCGAGGCGTGGCTCGCGACCTTGCCGTCGGTCGATGCCGCCATCGAGATCCTCGAACGCCACAACGTGCCCTGTGCGCCGATCCTGTCGGTGGCCGACACCGTCAGCCACCCGCATCTCGTCGCGCGCGGCACGGTGCGCACCGTCAATGATCGCATCGCCGGCGAGTTCCAGATTCCCGGCCATCCCATTCATTCCAACCGCTACCCGGCCAACGATCCGGAACTGGTGGCGCCCATGCTGGGCGAACACAATCGCGAAGTGTTGATGGAAGTGCTGGGCAAGGACGCGGCGACGGTCGATGCGCTGGAGGCCAAGGGCGTGCTGCAATCGAAGCCGTATTGATCCTGTAGGTGCGAATTCATTCGCACACTAAAATGCCGTGGCGTGGCGCCTTGCCGCGCCTTCAATGTGCGAATGAATTCGCACCTACAGAAACGCTCACAGGAACTCCCATGGACGCCCATTCCGTCGACAACGCCCTGACTTCGCGCCGCTCGGTGCGCGCCTTCCTGCCCACCGAGGTGCCGCGCCACACCGTGGAGCACATCCTGACCGTCGCTGCGCGCTCGGCCTCCGGCACCAACATTCAGCCCTGGCAGGTACATGTGCTGACCGGAGCGGCCAAAACGCGGCTGTCGAACGCCATCCTCGAGGCCTTCAACAACCCCGCGCTCAACGCCGAGCATAGCAGCGAGTTTCCAATCTATCCGAGTGAATGGATCTCGCCCTTCATCGACCGCCGGCGCAAGGTCGGCTGGGATCTCTATACCCTGCTCGGCATCGGCAAGGGCGACCGTGAACGCACCCATGCCCAGCACGCGCGCAACTTCCAGTTCTTCGATGCGCCGGTCGGACTCATCTTCACCATTCATCGCGCCCTGGGCTACGCGGCGTGGATTGACTACGGCATGTTCATGGGCAATGTCATGACCGCCGCGCGCGGCCACGGCCTGCATACCTGTCCGCAGTTCGCCTTCACGCAGTTCCATCGCATCATCAGCGCCGAACTCGGCCTGCCACCAGAGCAGAAAGTGCTGTGCGGCATGTCGCTGGGCTACGAGGACACCCGCGCCGTCGAGAACACGCTGGTCAGCGAACGCGCGCCGCTCAGCGATTGGGCGACTTTTCACAGCGCCTGACAGCGCGGGAGGGCCCTCACATGCAACGACTGTCGACGCGATTCACCGCCATGCTTGGCATCGAGCACCCGGTCATGCAGGAGGGCCTCGGGCCCTACAAGACCGTGGCGCTCGCCGCGGCGGTGTCGAACGCCGGCGGTCTCGGCACCGTCAGCATTCCCGGCATCAGCGAAGAGCCGCGTGCCGGCGCCGCCAAGCTGCGCGGCTATATCGACGAGGCCTGCGCCCTCACCGCCAAGCCCTTCGCGGTCAACATCCCGGTCGGCACCGACAAGCACGGCAATGTGCCGGCCTTCAGCTCGGCCTACGTGCAGGCGGTGGTGGACGCGGTCAAGGACGCTGAAGTCGCGAAACGGCTGCGCGTCATCACCACCTCGGCCGGTGCGCCGGCGGCGGCGCGGCGCATGATCGAAGGCTCGGGGCTCGTGCATGTGCACAAGGTCGGCGGCACGCGCCAGGCTGAGCGCGCCGAGGCCGACGGCGTGGACATGATCATCGCCTCGGGCTACGAAGCCGGCGGCCATACCCATGCGCGCCCGGTGCACACCTTCGTGCTGGGCCCAAGCGTGACGGAGGCGGTGAAGTGCCCGGTGATCCTGGCCGGTGGAGTGCGCGACGGACGCGGCCTCGCGGCCGCGCTCGCGATGGGCGCCGAGGCGGTGGCACTCGGCACGCGCTTCGTCGCCAGCCATGACAACCCGGACTGGCATCCGAACTACGCCGCGCACATCCTCGCCGCGCGCGAAGGCGACGACACCCTGTTCCAGGCGCTGTACGGCCCGTCGCGCATCCTGCCGAGTCGCGCCATCGCCGAACTGCATGAATTCGAAAGCCGAGCCGGCATCACGGAAGAGGATCTGACGCGCTTCAAGGACGAACGCCTGATCGCCGCGCAGCGCGACGGCGACATGCAGGGCGGCATCCTGCCCTGCGGGCAGATAGCGGGCGCGATCAACGATCTCATCCACGTCGCGGAATTCGTGCCGGGCATGGTGCGCGAGGCGATCGCGGTGCTGGGGCGCGCGGTCTTCAGGGCGGCGGGGGGGGGGGGGGGGGGGGGGGGGGGGGGGCCAGCCGCCAGGATCGTATCGTGCCAGTCGCGACGTGTCGGTCGCCACGCGTCATCCGCACCACCGCCACGCTCACCAGCGCAGGGGGGGTTAGGCCTGACATTCGAACCGGCGCAGCCCGATCAACCGATGACGCCGGCCTCACGCCACGCGGAAATCTCCGCCGTCGAACATCCCACCGATCGCAGCAGTTCCTCGGTGTGTTCGCCCAAGGCCGGCGACGGCCGCCGCACACCAAGGCGCTCTCCGTCGAACACCGCCGCCGCGCGCGCCTGCTTCATGCGCCCGGCCACGGGATGGTCGTACTCGATGACGGACTGGCCGTGTTGCACGCGCGGATCG
The nucleotide sequence above comes from Pseudomonadota bacterium. Encoded proteins:
- a CDS encoding CoA transferase; this translates as MNNRKPHMLSGYRVLDLTRAAAGPTCTRMFAEMGADVIKVESAPDGEMSRAMSRIRNDRSLYTIQQCLNKRSLCMDLRNPESIALLKELVPHCDIVVENFKPGVIKTMGLGYEVLKSLREDIILCSISALGQTGTLAHKPGYDYIAQAYSGITSMVGDPDGLPDLTLAAIGDVSTGVTAAFAIAAALLDRHRSGEGQHLDIAILDCYYHYHEVNVHRFSASGGAIQPTRTGRHMNYICPGGIFQGNGGGIMIMAFLHHFKDLAAAMGRPELATTPGWENDNVRLERRDEVIGVIEAWLATLPSVDAAIEILERHNVPCAPILSVADTVSHPHLVARGTVRTVNDRIAGEFQIPGHPIHSNRYPANDPELVAPMLGEHNREVLMEVLGKDAATVDALEAKGVLQSKPY
- a CDS encoding lipid-transfer protein; its protein translation is MDSISNQTCIVGIGHTEYSRDSGRSEMKLACEAIGAAIADAGLTPADIDGIAKYTMDNNDPIDIARNLGMPELRYFGEVNYGGGGGPVGTIMLAAMAVATGQAKAVVAFRAMNERSGRGTPRFGQAATAPGAAGVASYLSPYGLFSPAQMVAIAARRHMHLYGTESRHFGEIAVTCRHHANMNPDAMMHGRPMSIEDHQASRMIADPLRLLDCCLETDGGAAVVITRADRARDLRHPRVFIAGGGLGAGHWNHRSILKDMDSVESESTVIAKHVFRDAGIKHADIDVLFIYDHFTPLVMMAIEDFGFCKRGEGKDFVSNGRLRWPDGELPMNTSGGNLSEGYMHGMQNVIEAVRQLRGVARCQVKGARHAFVSAGNAVPTSAMILRNEL
- a CDS encoding nitroreductase, whose protein sequence is MDAHSVDNALTSRRSVRAFLPTEVPRHTVEHILTVAARSASGTNIQPWQVHVLTGAAKTRLSNAILEAFNNPALNAEHSSEFPIYPSEWISPFIDRRRKVGWDLYTLLGIGKGDRERTHAQHARNFQFFDAPVGLIFTIHRALGYAAWIDYGMFMGNVMTAARGHGLHTCPQFAFTQFHRIISAELGLPPEQKVLCGMSLGYEDTRAVENTLVSERAPLSDWATFHSA
- a CDS encoding OB-fold domain-containing protein; its protein translation is MSELSFPYPIPEYGTEPYWAACNEERLVMQRCKSCGKFRWHPAPLCTFCADDAYDWAPLSGRGRVYSWTVITHAVHPAAVARVPYVVVEVELAEQPNLRMISNLVDCEPAAIAFDADVTRGVHTHARWPEAAGLSTRLR